The sequence below is a genomic window from Nicotiana tomentosiformis chromosome 6, ASM39032v3, whole genome shotgun sequence.
GATGGGCTATATAAGGTTTTACCTGGCGCCTAAGATTGAAGAGGATGAAGAGGAAACCAAACCTTAATTTTATGTTTCTGCGTTCTTTTGAGCTTTGGTTTGGGGGTTAAATTTTCTGTGATGAAGCTCATTTGAGGTTTTCAGGCAAGCAAGAGAGCAAGCAAGATGTAGTTTAGACTTGCTAGATAATTTTTTAGGTTTGTGTTTAATTAATGGAATCATGTGTTTCCCTCTTTTTAACTCTTCTATTCTCTTGCCTGCATGCGATGGTAGAATGTTGTAAACCTACTCCCATTGAATTTACAGAGTTTCTTGGTTTATTTGATGCTCTGCATTAAATACATTGAAAAGGGATTTTGGTTCTGGCATTAAAAATCTTTGACATGATTTTAAGAATCTGAAATGCTTAACTGCTGTGAAAATTTTGATTTATGAATTTATCCTTGGCTAGTTGTAGCTTGTAAGCAATGGACGTCAAGGGGAGGCACCTACGAATTCCTATTTGCTTATCCACGATAAAGATTAAAATAAATTGTTActaatattttattttgtataattataaccaatattttttaattttacttACATTTTTCTTGGAAATGATGCACTAGTTTGTTACAATTATTAGCGGTGCTAGGAAAAGCAGAGATGCTAAAGTTTCTACTTAACAGTAAAATGAGTATGAGCAACAACCTACTTGCAGATATGAAATTGGCGATTAATAGATTTGCAAGCATTTTAGTTGAGATATGCAGGAAAAACTGGAAGCAGGAACAGCCAATACAGAAATATCAACAAGAAAATAAATGTTATCTATTTCATTGTTGCACTCAGTACCTAAGCCAAATTGTCCTTTATGCCCGTAAGATGAAAACCATGGTTCAGTTGCAAAAACGTGAGATTTTTTCTGATTGCACTTTGACTCAAAATTTTTACAAATGCCTCTACAAACAGGAAAATTCAGATTTTAACACTACATTAGAAAAAACAATCTCATCCCGCAGTCTGTAACCATTAGCCGCAAAGCTATAGCACTGCTCAAGGAGAATGTTCAAAACTGTAGCCGTTTAGCTGTAAACTAAAAGACTCTATAGTCTGTAGCGCTGCAACTAAGATAGAATGGGAAGAATGTCCAAAAATAGAAACGAAGAATGATCAGGTCCTCCAGTTTTCACCAATATAAAATGCTTGATCGCCAAGCTCTTGTTCAATTCTAAGCAACTGCAAGATAAACAAACGTCATACTTAGTAGAAAAAGGACAGAAAAAAAGGATGTGAAAAAGTCATGCTCAAGGGAAATAAGTGTTTTGTAATGTGTCCTTAAGTGTCAAACCACAATAAGTGCATGGCACAACAGATGGTGCGCCACTAAAAAAGTAAAAATTCTTTCATTGAGGAGGTTGTAAACAGAGGAATTACTTTTTCAAACCCACCACTCCCGccaggaaaaaaagaaaaggaaaaaggaaaaccACTACAGTTCTAAAAATTGAAAACTGTCCACAATTTCAGCTAAACATGGCAAATACATTATAAAAAATCATAGGCTAGCAACCAGACCTGGTTGTACTTTGCTAGTCGTTCTCCTCGGCAAGGAGCACCTGCTTTAATTTGACCAGTAGCTAAGCCAACAGATAAATCAGCTATAAAACTGTCTTCAGTTTCACCACTTCTTTGAGATATCACAACCCCCCATTGGGCATCCTTAGCCATCTTGACCACTTCAATCGCTTCGGTCACCGTACCAATCTGATTAACCTGTATCCCAGCCAATCCATGCCATCAGAAAGTATTTTACATCAGCAACATATGCTACTGATATTTCCAAACAATATGGAGTCTTATCCTATGTATTTAAGGATTTATGATACTATCAAGGAGACTTGACAAAGAAAATCTGAAGGACCTAATAATCAAGAAAGTATCCGAAGTAATCAAAATGACATATTTTACTAAGATCTCAAATCACTAATAACAGGGCAGTGACTCAGAAGTAAAATAGTGCAAATATTGGTGTCTCATTTTTGGCATCAGATGGATGGGCAATTTCTTGACAGTTGTCGAAACAATCAAAAAAACATCTTAACAGTTGTGGATGAACAAGTACTCCTCCAGAGTTGCAACAAATACTAAACTGTAGAGCGATCTCAAATGGCAGGTAAAGCCTTCAGAGAATTCTTGGTCACCAAGATGAACCAAAGGCCAGGGAGTTGTTCACTCCATTAGAGAAAAGCAGTAAACATTGAAGATATAGTGGTTGCTATGTGCAACGACTCCAGTATGGGTATTGGATAGGGGTCAGGATTACACTGTTTATTGAGTCTTTTTTTTTGGATGGGTGGGTGGGTGTTCAGTTGACAATCTGATCCAGTCTTCGATGATCAATAAACAGAGTAATCCTGACTTCAAATGGAAGCAACTACCCCCTCAGGTGTGCTTTGATGTACATCACATTGCTTGTCTAACTTTCTAGATCATAGCCTCTTCATCGTCCTTCACACGAAGATGAGTTaagtttttgaaataattttaaaataaaaaagaacgtATTCTAATGTTTGATTACTAAACCAAGTATAAGGTCATTCGGacatcaaaatttaaaattcaagagCTAATCTATGTCCAGATCATATCATACGCTAAATAATTAAAATGTTACACTATTGGAGAAGATTCTTGTGAATTCCTAGCACTGCAAATATGTAGAATGTGGAGAGTCTAGTTCAATCCAAGAAAGGGAAGCGCAAAATTACCAAAGGAAAACCAGAATAAGGTGAAACCACACAAATCCTGAATGATCATATTACACATTGGCGATATgattggattggttagaaagctATACTTTTGCAAAGATCTATGTTTTTTCCTGTTTTAATAAATCAAACTGCTTTAGATAATTATCACAAGCCAGTGTCCCTTCACAAAATAAAGATTTAATTTCCAAAACCTTCAACCAACAATCTATGCAATATGGGTTATCCTTCGCAAAGATAAATCTCAACAGAGCTCTTCTATAGAGGATGTTTTTCCTTTTGTGCGTCAAATTAACACTGTTTGCTACAACAATTATTGATTCTACTCTTTCAAAGTGTGAATCTTTCATAGTATACTCCTTTTTCTTGCAAATCACACCGGTGCCATGGAGACAGGAATATTCCTTGCCCTTGATCAGTCACAGTTCGAACCagattcccccccccccctttcccCCCCCAAACCACACCAAAGATGTCggaataccaaaaaaaaaaaattgtaggtACCTTGAGAAGAAGGGCATTGCACGCATTCTCTTGTATGGCTCTTTCGATCCGTTTAGGATTTGACATTAGTAAGTGGTCTCCAACCACCTGCAGCATGCAATTCATGTCAGTGGGCAGAAGTGCATCATGGCAGATATTGCAATCAGATGATAAAATCACCAGGGAGAACCCAGACGAACCTGGCACACTCCAAGACTCGAAAAGTACTTGACATGCTCCCAGTCCTCCTTGTCAAATGGATCTTCAATTGAGACAACGGGGTAGTCTATAGGGAGAGAAAAAAAAAGGATTTGGTGAGAATGTAACATCGTCGAATAACAGAAAACTCACATCACAGAATCAATACATAACAAAATACCTGCGCAGAGTTCTTTGTAAATATCAATCATATCCTGTCCTGATTTAAAATTTTGTCCAGATTTATTTGGAGTCATAAAATCTAAATCATATTTCGTACCTACATTTGAATAACACAAGTCAGTTAGTCAGTAATAAGAATATAAGTAGATTATACAATCAAACAGACATATCATTACACCATTTCAACCTAGCTTACTACACGGCAAAAGCTAAAGACAAATTGCAGATTGagtgattttttttttgataatgatTGAGTGattccccctcccctccccccccccccaacccccgGGGAAACTATTGTCCTCCCACTCAATCCTGATTAATCTTACATGCATGTGAGCAAAGATTAATGCAAATCAACTGACGACTTTGCTAGCTAGCTATGACAGTATCACATGATTCTACTTATCTACAATCAGCAAGATTTTGAACTAAAGGGAATATATCACCTATGCAAAACTCAGTCGCAGCAACACCAATAGCTATCTTTATTTTCTCCTTGTACCCTGTTCTCCCAATAGCCTCCTGAACAAGGTCCAAGCCATCTCTTAAGCTGCAAATGCAGTATCCAGGGTCAACAATTTCATTGAGAAGCATAAAACAAAGACATCAAAACTTGCCTTGAGATGTCGGGAGCAAAACCACCGTCTTCACCAACATTACATCCATGGGCACCATATTTCTCTGTAATCACTACCTGCCCTTTTAATTGTAAGCAAGACCTTTTATATATAAAGTAAAGCAGTCTATTGATGATTGCAACAACATGATACAATAAACAGTAAAAAACTGGATTAACTCCAAGACATACTTTAAGGAGCTTATGAAGTCAAGTAACAAATTTACATCATTTACAGCATTCTATTTGCTCCAGCAAAAAAGATTCAAAAGACAATTTGCTTTGAGTCTAGGATTG
It includes:
- the LOC104115295 gene encoding cytosolic enolase 3, yielding MSVQEYLDKHMLSRRIEDAVNAAVRAKTLDPVLFISNHMRKSVPSVITKVKARQILDSRGIPTVEVDLHTNKGVFRASVPSGASSGMYEAIELRDGEKGTYLGNGVNRAVKNINEKISVALVGMDPTLQSQIDQVMIDLDKTENKSELGANAILAVSIAACKAGAAEKEVPLYKHIADLSGQTSVLLPIPVFTLVTGGKHAGNNLAIQEIMILPVGSKTFEEALQIGSETYHHLKVVITEKYGAHGCNVGEDGGFAPDISSLRDGLDLVQEAIGRTGYKEKIKIAIGVAATEFCIGTKYDLDFMTPNKSGQNFKSGQDMIDIYKELCADYPVVSIEDPFDKEDWEHVKYFSSLGVCQVVGDHLLMSNPKRIERAIQENACNALLLKVNQIGTVTEAIEVVKMAKDAQWGVVISQRSGETEDSFIADLSVGLATGQIKAGAPCRGERLAKYNQLLRIEQELGDQAFYIGENWRT